A window of Metopolophium dirhodum isolate CAU chromosome 6, ASM1992520v1, whole genome shotgun sequence genomic DNA:
AgggtaagttaattttttgattataagaatctaaaatgaagtataaaaaggaaaaatactaaattatttaaaaaatgtatgcttctggtgacattaataataactgtgtttattaatacttttaaaaaatcaaaaaattaacttactcTGTAAGAATGTTATGTCTTTTCTTACatgttcacaattttttttaacaatatcccATTTTTCCGCTTCTtaaatgaaatttatatttcagCAAAAGATGAACAACctgaaatattaagttcatcagtattatttttcttcaaacTATTTATTGGTGTTTCTGGACTAttaatgaaacatattttagaaCTTAAAAGTATGTTTGGAAaagtatcaaataataatgCAGATCAAATATACAaggtaattcataatttattagtcagtctattacctatataaaaattatcattttattcaattttcagtTGGTTAAAGAAGTAGAACAGTTAATGAAcgataaaagtttgaaaaaattaaaaatactttgggAGAAACTTGACAATCCTAAAGCTGATAATGAAGAAAATCAAAACAAAGATCAGAATTCATTAGTCAACGGTGTATTACGTTATAAACCTAACTCCAAATGGCTACCTCCAAATTTTGCTAAATTACCTGTTCAGGACTATGGTTCAAAGACATCCAAGTTATTTTCCATGGCTTATAATGAAGAAGaaagaataaataatagttcTCCAAAtgtaaattggttttttttacatCTTACAACTTACTTGTTAAACAAAGTGGTATTCATCTTAACATGAATTCCATCAGcccaatattttgaattagtaAATTATCTTCACATTCAATGAGATAATTATTAgaacagttaaaatattatttaaatattattatttttttttagtttggtaGAACTTGGCTATTGAAACAAATTACTAAGACCGCATCAATAGATTTAGGCGTTTCAGATGAAGATTATTATACTAGTATCATAGAACTACTTTCAACTCAAAAATCTGATATTGAACTTCAAGATGAAGTAagcattttaatagttaatatatagttataaatgtagactgctattttagtaaaatgcaaataaagtcCTTTAAATACAgcttaataacattaaatttctCAAGTATGATTTGATCAgagtataatataccaaaaaaataggattataacaatattatcatttgctCAAAATCCTAACtacagtattaaaataaaaaaaaatattttgagcataAATATTGTTAGACATaggtaattgtattaaatttattttttactcctAAATATGTTTctctaatataaattaacaatgtctatatattatattaaatttatattgctgTAGACAGCTTACTGAAAACACATTAATTTCAAAGGTTACAttagcttatatttttataatgttacaaGACAAGTATAATTTTCAAGTACtggttttacaattataaattaatttttgaaacaaaaatcaaccaaatgctttaaattattttaataatagtttttttaaaaaattgttaaactttaatttttttgtttgtaatagCATCAGCATCTTCTAAATCTAAACATTTACGTTTATTAACAATTTCTGTTTCTTTTAGTTCTTCGTCTGATTGTTCCTTTTTGATTGACTCAGTAGGTACATTTTCATCATCTAATTCATCATTGCTACTATCTGTATCCAAATCAGAATCATAATATCCCTTGGACTTAACTTTTTTCTTAATTGGAATTTCTGATGTACCTGCTTTGAAACCGCACTCTATTGCATCAGAAACGGATTCTGTCATTTCGGACATATGCTTTTCATAGTGTTCATCTTTGAATTCTGTTTTGGGTGCTTGACATAGACGTTGTAATTTGCGTTTTTTGCGCTCTTCGGGATCTTCTGTGCTAGGACCTCCTTTAGCTAAAAAATCTTTCACTCGTTTTTCTTCATTGATATCACGTAATCGACGACCGCTTAAATCACGGCAAGCTTCGCgatttgttgttttttcaatTTGTGCACCAATTGCTCGTAGCATTGAACCAAATCCTCCCTTGCCTCCAATTATCCGAGGGACAATGTGTACAATACCATTTTGAAcagtattttcatttaaaattttaccattAAACAACAAGTAAAAGTCCTTCTCTAACATACCCGTTCTAATGCTAGCAAATTGTCTTATACTAGACAAAAACATTTCTGATGTAACATTAAACTCCAATTTctcaatattcattttatccATTTTTTACTAAAGATTTCAGTCGATCTAaaagaatttataaaacaatcaaCTTTTAAGTTACAATTTACgatcacaaatcacaattcataaaaataaaaactatgaaatAATCAGAAAGCACTTGACATGTCTTGTTCCAAAtcttactaaaaaatatattcaattcatGGTAATACCATACTGTATTTAATATTGgttcacaaaattaaaatttaaaattaatatttattatttggtttgttattatgtttatcatgtACAGTGCATTTGTGTATGATGTATGTACTGGCGTGTAtgttgtacgtatattatacgtcatatgaCTTAAAGAGAGGGtccatattttatatcatgagAGTAGTTGTTGTGCAACCAGTATATCTAccaaccacggactaagatgtAACAGtgctataataattgataaaaatcagTGCTGACAACTCACTGTCCgcttaatgaaatattaaattattaaaaacacttAAATGTTATTAGAATACcaacaaaattaattgtaaaaaaaattatataatattaaatatatctacaACCTAGTTTCTActgatttaatttgaaatattaaacaatgaCTATggactatagtctatactctatgATACACaatttgttaaaagttaaaacaaattaaaattactaatataatattttaattgtacaatGAGTAATGACAAGTACAATACTAGGTAAATTATTTATCCTATTATACTAATGATTGAATAATTACAATGAAATAGTGCAATCTCGAAGGTTAGATCAGTTAGactttatttatcttatataagCTTCTAgaactttaataaataaatattttcataaaatattaggaaTAAAGAATATGAATtgctttaaataaaagtaaaaaatcttaaaaccaCTACAtagttaacaaatttaaaatgataatttcaaACTATTTATATCATAGACTAGTGGTTTTCAAACTAGGTGCGTGGCATTCGTTAAGTGTGCCACGGTTTTCTGAAAAATATCAACTATTTGtccaagaataaaattatataaataaaacaaataaaaatttgtgcCCATCAAGCAAacatttctaattaaatgtaaataattataattcaaaacaatattgttcATCTAATTATTTAGTGCAAAAAAAAAGTCAGATGTGCTGTGAAAATTATTTGAACAGTACTGGGTGCTGTGTTTAATATAAGTTTGAAAACCAGTCATAggctatgaataaaa
This region includes:
- the LOC132947249 gene encoding splicing regulator SDE2, which produces MDKMNIEKLEFNVTSEMFLSSIRQFASIRTGMLEKDFYLLFNGKILNENTVQNGIVHIVPRIIGGKGGFGSMLRAIGAQIEKTTNREACRDLSGRRLRDINEEKRVKDFLAKGGPSTEDPEERKKRKLQRLCQAPKTEFKDEHYEKHMSEMTESVSDAIECGFKAGTSEIPIKKKVKSKGYYDSDLDTDSSNDELDDENVPTESIKKEQSDEELKETEIVNKRKCLDLEDADAITNKKIKV